The Cognaticolwellia beringensis genome segment AGCTCTTTGGTTTGGGCTTCGGCTTGTTTTAATTGAACTTGTACCTTTGCGGTAACATTCAACATTTGGGATAAACTTAAAAAAGTAAGTTCGGCATCTACTTGCCCTAGATCTCCTGCTTTTTGACGGTCTTTAACGATATCAAGTAAGGTTTCTAACTGCTTTTCTTGCTCTTGGGCAATAACCGCTTGTTTTTTAGCTGCTTGCCAAGTAATTAACGCTTGTAAAGCTTGCGCTGTCTTTTCTTGAACAAGAAAGTCAAAGTGTTTGCTTGCTTGGGTTAAACTAAAGTTAGCTTGTTGCTCTTTCGTTTCTCGCTTATCCCACCAATCAATCGTTTGATTAATACCAATAGAATAATTATTAGCGTCACCTTCTCGTTCATAACCTGTCTCTAATTCAGGATTATAAAGTGGTTGCTTGTTTCCTTCAGCATTTGAAAAAACAGCATTCATTTCTTCTTTGGCGGCAATAATATCGGGATGTTTGTTTATTTGCATCGATAACCAAGATGTCGATGTTGTTTGTGCATTTACGCTTTGTATATTAATTAAAATAGCCAAAGACATACTGACGCATAGCACAGCGCCAATATTTTTTTGAAAAAATATTTTCATAAATTAAACTCATATTTATTTAAATAGTGTTAACTAACGACAGTGAAATCGTAGTAGACACGAATATAAAGATGCTCAGCTAAACTGAGCTATTCTAATAGAGTTAACTTATAGGGGGGATTATTGGGTTATCGTGAGGAGGGCTTGAATATTGAAATAAATACCCATACTGATGTCCTATTTGATTTGGACGCTCAGTAAAGGTTTGAGCTTGAACGAGCCACTGAATATGAGATCCATGGCAATGACCACAATGATGACAATCTTTAGCATTATGTTCATTGTCTGTTGGTAATTCTTTGTCAGCTACAAAGCGATCAGATTCATGTGAATGTTCAATTTGGATATGCTGAATATCAATTTCATGAATTTCTTGTGAATTTGCAATAGCTACAAATGATTGTAATACAATCAAAATGACTAAAGTAAAATTCAAAAGCACATTTTTCACAGCAAAGACCTTTAAGGATACATAACACAAATTTATTGAGAAGGTATTTAGAAAATAATTAAATTTAAGAATATTCAAAATAACCGCACAACAATAACATCTATAGTAGCTATAGAGTCAAGAAATATTTTCAGAATTAGCTAGATAACCCTTTTTTCATTTTATAATGATTATTTAATTAGTTTTCTAATGCTTTCTACATTTTTATTGATTAGATGTCGAATGACATTTTTATATAGCCAATTTTTAATGCCAGACAAATTAGTGCCATATTTCTCATAGAATTCATCTGGGGTGTTAAAAATACCAAAGTCATCATGTATACCTTCTTTTTGAATAAAGGTATCTTTGCCTGACCATTCCACTTGTGGATCTAATAAACACTTTGTTGCAATACCATATCCGCAAAAATTATTTTTCACATTTTTAAACTTAGATTGAATAGATTTTAGATACGAGTCATCAATAATAAAGCCTTCTAGATTGATCCAATTATCTTCAAAAAACACTTCAACCCAGCTATGAATAATGAATTCTGGAGCAAGCCACATAATGTAATTGGGTATAGCACCTTTTTGTAAGCTTTTCTCAATAGTAAATCCGTGAAATCTACAAGGAATATCCAATGCTCTTAATAAAGCCATTAAAAGAGTTCCTTTAGTATTGCATTGACCATACCCTTCAGCTAAAACAAAGCTCGCACTTATATCATCACGATTGTTATATCCAAACTTTATTTCATCTTTAACAAAACTGTAAGCAGCCCCTATTTTTTCAAAATCATCAAGAGAATTCCAGCCTCTATTTTTGATCAAGTCTGTAATTAGAGGGGTATCGTAATCTAGAATATTCGATTTCTTTAAATATATATTTGATTTCATAGGATTCTGCTTTACTAATTCAGTTGCTGGCTAAAACGAGCAATAGTCATTAATATATGCTCGTTATTTATTTTGTTATTAACAGCTTATAGGTCAACACATCAACACTATAATCTCTATAGTAACTATAGGGTCAAGGATGAATTGACAGAATTAGCTAGATAAATATTTTCAATGTTCATTTTAAAACCATTAGTCATCGATTTTTCTAATGCTGTCTACATTTTTGTTGATAACACCCAGTTATAAAAATATTTTTTAATACTTTACTCTATAGCAACTATAGGTATTACAATTGATAATAATTATCATTTGGGCTGTAATATTTAAGGGCCATAGTATGCAATTTTGTTGGAACGTGCGATTAATAAGTCAAAAAAATATAGGAATACAATCATTATTATGTTTAGTGTTGATGGCGATTCTTTTATTTTCGAAGTTGAGTGTAGCTTCAACGGTTGATGAGGTTGCTCAACTACGCCAGATAGCACAGTTGGCAGAATATGTGGGGGTCGATTACGCATCAGCGGTTGATAATGGTCAAGTTATTAACGATGATGAATACCAGGAAATGCTTGAATTCTCTCAATTGATAGTTGATAAAACGTCAAGTGATAATTATGTTATGCACTCTCTCAATGAGAAAGCATCGGCTTTACAAACCGCCATTTCAACTAAACAAAAAGTAGACACTGTCAGGCAATTTGCTTCTGAACTACGAATTTCACTATTGGCTATGATGCCTGAGTTACCTCTCCCTAAAAGATTACTGTCTAAAGACGCGACGTTTTCTTTATTTGAAAATAACTGTGCGAGTTGCCACGGTCTTTCAGGTCAAGGAAATGGTATTTTAGCATCGGGATTAGAGCCTGCTCCTACCGATTTTACCGATAAAAAACGTGCTGAAAACCGTTCACTTTTAGGCTTGTTTGACGCCATATCTAATGGGCTTGATGATACGGCCATGCCTGCATTCACACAATTAAAAGAACAGCAGAAATGGTCCCTTGCATTTTATGTCGGAAGTTTAGCATTTCAATCATCAAGCGAATTCATCAAACCATCACAATCAATTTCATTACAAAACTGGATAAATTATAGTCCATTAAAATTATCTACAGAAACTGAGGGATTAACGAAAAATGAAATTGAAGGGTTAAGAGCCGATCCAAAATTATTGTTTACCAATCAAAGTGGTCCTTTAGCTATAACCAAAACTCAATTAGCTGCCGCAAGCATTGCGTATAAAAATGAAGAGTATGAGAAGGCCAAAACACTTGCTGTGAGTGCTTATCTAGATGGTTTTGAATTAATTGAAAATAGTTTGGATGCACGAGACAAAAATTTACGTAAAAGCATCGAAGGAAACTTGATTAAGCTTCGTCAAGTGTTAAGTAACGCACAACAGGTTAATCAACTTGAAAGCCTTATGGAAATTACTGTGAGGCAACTCAATGACGCGGAAAAACTTCTGACAGAAACCACTTTATCAAATGAGGCTCTTTTTACTGCAAGCTTAGTTATTTTGCTAAGAGAAGGTTTAGAAGCCTTGCTGGTTGTACTGGCTTTGATAACAGTATTAATTCGAACTAAACGTCATGATGCCTTAAAATATGTCCATTTTGGTTGGCTCAGTGCGCTACTAGCTGGTTTTGCTACTTGGGCGGTAGCCCAGTCAATGATCAATATCAGTGGTGCAAGTCGAGAAGTCATGGAAGGTATTGCTGCAATGCTTGCAGCGTTAATGTTGTTCTATGTGGGGATCTGGATGCATAGTAAAACGAATGCTGAACATTGGCAGGCATACATTCAAAAGCACATTAATACACAATTAGAAGCAGGTACACTTTGGGGATTAGCCGTGCTCTCATTTATCGCTGTTTACCGAGAGGTTTTTGAAACGGTTTTATTCTATCAATCACTGTTAACACAAGCCTCAACGACTCAATACTCATTTGTTATCGGTGGATTTTTATTCGGGATAGCTGTGTTATCGATTATTGCATGGGGAATGTTTAAATATTCTGTAAAATTGCCAATTGCTCGTTTCTTTTCAACAACAACATATCTCTTATTAGCACTGTCATTTATATTAATGGGAAAAGCAGTTTCAGCATTACAAGAGGCTGCCGTTATTGGAATTTCTCCATTGCCAATTACTGTAAAGGTTGATTGGATTGGTGTTGGGTCTACTTGGGAAGGCATAATGGCACAGTTAACTATATTGGTTTTATTTGTCGTCTATATGTATAGATCTAGAAAAAAACAAATAATGATTTAAGATCAGCATGGCATCTAAATGCTTTTTGCTACGTCACAGGTAAGTTTTTGTAAAATACCACACTGCTCAATTGTTCCACCATTTGAGCAGGTGTTACTTAAGTCATTTAACTGTTCTTTAAGGCTGTTTAGTTCATTAATACGTTGTTCAACTTGCTGGATATGACTATCGATCATCTTGTTAACTGAGTTGCATTGAATCGAGGGTGAGCTTTGTAACTCAAGCAGTTGACGAATTTCTGATAAGGTTAAATCGAGCGTTCTACATTGTTTAATAAACATCAATTGCTTAAGTGAGGATTTATTATATAAACGAAAATTTCCTTCACTTCGCTCTGGGGATTTCAAGAGTTGTTCTTTTTCATAATAACGGATCGTTTGTACTGAACAATCTGTTAATTTTGCTAGTTCGCCAATTTTCATAATATTAAATTTCTTTGTTGACTCTATAGTTACTATAGGCTTTATACTTTGTAAAAAGGTGTTTAGCAAGGTTTTTTATGTCAAATAAATGTAGTGGCCAATGTGAGTCAGTTGTTACTGATTCTAGTATTAAAGAGTTTAAAAATACTGATGCTTTTGATGGGCGTTTCACCACTGATTATAAAGTGACCCAGATGGATTGTCCCTCTGAAGAGCGACTGATCAGGTTAGCGCTCGACGGTATTGAACCTTCTGTAGGATTAAAATTTGATATTCCTAATCGGTTAGTTAAAGTTTTTCATGATGATAATTTGGATGAAATAACTACGAAGCTTCAATCATTGAATTTAGGTGCTACGTTAGAAATAACCAGAGAAAGTTGCCGTGTTGAAGCAACCCAAGCCAAAGCATCAGCTAAAGAAAATGAAGGGAAAGAAACCATTATTCTTAAGTGGTTACTGATCATTAACGGGTTCATGTTTTTTTGTGAATTCATCGCGGGTTGGATTGCGCAATCCGCAGGGCTAATTGCTGACTCTTTAGATATGTTTGCAGATGCTGCCGTATATGGATTAGCAATATATGCGGTTGGTAAAAGTATTAAGATGAAACTCAAAGCAGCCCACATATCGGGATGGTTACAGGTTCTCCTTGCGTTAGGAGCTTTAAGTGAAGTATTAAGGCGATTTATATATGGAAGTGAACCCGTATCAAATTTAATGATGATTTTTGGTGCACTTGCGTTAATTGCCAATGTTACTTGTTTGTTTTTAATATCCGATAGTAAAGAAAATGGCGCTCATATGAAGGCTAGTTGGATTTTTTCAGCTAATGATGTTATCGCAAATGTTGGCGTTATATTAGCTGGACTACTGGTAACACTGACAGGATCTCGTTATCCAGATCTTGTTATTGGATTAATAATTGCCCTTGTAGTATTAAACGGTGCTCGCCGTATTTTACAGCTTAAATATTGATGGGACTTATCGATGATTAAATCTGTTGATAGTATAAATATTAAAAAGAACAAGAACACATGGTATATGTTCGCTTTGAGTTTATTGATTTTAGATCAGGTGACGAAATATTTTGTTGTTTTACTACTCCCATTACATGGTTCTACAGACGTTTCATACTTTTTTAACATTGTACATTTTCGTAATGAAGGCGCAGCGTTTAGTTTGTTTGCTGATGCTGGAGGGTGGCAGCGTTATTTTTTTGCATGTGTTGCCTCAATTACATCTCTTTGGTTGATTTTTATGATTAACAAAAGCCAGTCAATGAGAGAGTTACTTGGCTTTTCATTTGTTCTAGGGGGAGCTTTAGGGAATTTAAGCGATAGGTTGCTTAGGGGAAATGTAGTCGATTTTTTAGATTTTTATTGGAAAGGTAGCCATTGGCCTGCTTTTAATTTTGCTGATGTAACAATTATTTGTGGTATTTGTTTGTTAATTTCATTAATTGCTCTGCCTAATTCTAAAGTGGTTACAATTACAGAATATCGTGCTAGAGAGCAATGAAGCTATTGCAACCAATCTATTTAAAACCATGCATATCATACATGATAATGATTTTGGTAGCGGTACAATCCGTTCTGTTTTCTTTCGAAGGGCGTTTAGTTGATAGTTATTCTAAAACATCAATAACTAAGTCTGATTCTCTGTCTAATTTTTCAGAAGTTATTGATATCGATTTGATGCATGATTCTGTCGTGGCTGATGATTGCCGTTATTGCTACTCTTGTCACATATTTTTAAATGTAGACTCGCCCTGCAATATTCTACAAACAATAGATTATTTCCCCGCTTTTTCGTTTGTTTCTAGTGAACTAAAAACATACATGTCAGTGCCATTTCGACCTCCTAAATACACCTAGATTTTCACACCTAGATTTTCACACCTAGTCAGAAAGGCCAAACTTTAACGGCCTAAATTACAATATAAATTTACAGGAAAGTATATATGGTACTCAATACATCAGTGTATCGTAAGATAGCAATTAGGAGGTGTGTAACACCTCAGGTTAAATATATTGTTTGTCTTGCTTTATCACTTTTTACAGTCAATGTTTACGCCATTGAAAAGCAACTAAACCTCAAAGATGCTATTCAATGGACACTTAAAAAAAATCCCGAACTAAAAATATTTGAATTCAAACAAAACATGTTAATTGGACGTGAAAGAACAGCAAATTTAACTCCTGCTTATGAACTGGACATTGAAGCTGAAAACTTTGCTGGTTCAGGAAAATTCAATCAGTTTGATAGTGCGGAACTAACTGTCGCTTTGTCTTCAGTTATTGAAATGGGAAATAAGCGCTCGGCGAGAATAGCACTTGTTTCAAGTTCTAGAGCGTTACTCATCGCTGAGAAAGAGGTTGCGGCACTTAACTTAATGGCTCAGGTTACTGAAAAATTTGTTGAGGTGCTTGCAGCTCAACAAAGAGTCTTATTGTCTGAAAATGCACTTGACCTAGCAGAAGAAACGTTAAAAATTGTATCTCAACGCAATCGCGCAGGTGCAACACCGGAGGCTGAAGTGAAACGGTCAAAGGCAGTTATTGCTCAGGCTAACCTAACAGTTCAATCTGAACACAAACGCTTAGAATATTTAAAACTCTCATTAGCAGCCTATTGGGGAGAGACCTCGGTATCCTTCTCTAGAGTGAATGGCGACCTTTATCAGTTTGGTCATGATAGTGATTTCAACAGCCTTTTTGCTCAGTTAGAGAACAACCCTGCTATTCAAATCTATGCTAATGAACAGCGATTAAAAGAGGCCGAAATACGGTTAGCTAAAACTGAGTCTAATGCCAATATTAAATGGTCTGTAGGTGTAAGACGTTCTCAAGAAAGCAATGATACAGCACTAGTAGCAGGTTTTAGCTTGCCCTTATTTGCAGAAAAGCGAAATTCAGGTGCAATTGCAAGTGCGTTAGCTGAACGTGATCAAGTTGTCGTAGATAAAGAGGTAACTAAGCTGAGGTTTAGAAATTATTTACTACGAGCATACTCTAATAGAAAACAAGCAATATTAACTGCCAATGCATTAAGGAAGTCGGTTATTCCAATGCTAGAGGAAGCCCTGGAAGATACTCAATTGGCCTATCAAAAAGGAAGATATGGCTATCTTGATTATGTATCTGCTAGACAAGAATTGTTAAATGCACGACGTACCCTTATTGATGCTGCTTCTGCCGCTCTAATTTATGGGGCAGAAATAGAAAAATTAACAAACGAAGCGCTGTCATTATAAAAAAGGCATCACTTTACGATTAACCATATTTTTTAATTCAGTTATCAACTGATTTGTTTAGGATTTAAAAATGAAAAACTATTTACTCGCACTATTGATTTTTGTTGGGTATTTGTCACCCATTCAAAGTGTTTTCGCTAGCGAAGATGAAGGCGAAGAAGGCATAAGTAAAATTAAAGATAGTATGGCAAAAAGGGTTGGTGTTGAAACAGCCAACCTGTCATCAAAAATATTGAACCAGACCATTCCTGTATACGGCGCTACGACGATAGGCGCTGAACAGTTATTTCAAGTTGGTGCAAGATATAACGGCGTAATAAAGACGATAAATTTCACCGTTGGTGATAACGTAAAAAAAGGCAATTTATTAGCCGTTATTGAATCTAACGAAAGCTTGAATACATATAAAATTACGTCTCCTATTTCTGGGGTAGTTTTACAGCGAAATGGAAACGTTGGCGGTATCACTCAAAACACCAGCTTGTTTGAAATCGTAAATTTTGACACTTTGTGGGCCGAATTTAAGGTTTTTACTAACCAATATAATCAAATCAAAGTCGGTCAACATGTTGACATTATGCATGGCGAGCAAACATTCAACTCAACAATCACCAATATAATTCCATCTAAAGATCAACCTTATGTATTAGCGCGAGTGCGATTAGACAATACAGCGCTAAATCTAACTTCAGGTCAACTCCTAAAGGGAAGTATTAGGGTAAGTCAATTTGAGGTTGATCTAGCCGTCGAAAAAATAGCTCTACAAGAGCTGGGGGGCCGAATAGGTGTATTTGTGAAAGAAGGTGAAGAATATGAATTTACACCGCTTGTGTTAGGTCGTTCAGATAATTACTACATAGAAGTTGTTGATGGTCTTAATAAAAACTCTGAATATGTAAATAAAAACAGTTATCTGATAAAAGCAGATATATTGAAATCTGAAGTAGAAGACGACGATTAGGAGACGTAATATGATTGAATCAATTTTGCGTCTAGCAATAAATAGGCGCTATTTAGTATTAAGTTTGTTGTTGGTTATTATCGGTGTTGGTATGTGGAGTTTTCAAAAGCTTCCTATTGATGCCGTCCCCGATATAACAAACGTTCAAGTACAAATAAACACTTCTGCACCCGGTTATTCACCTTTAGAAGCCGAGCAGCGGGTAACATTTCCAATAGAAACAGCTCTAGCAGGTTTGCCAAAGCTATCTCACACTCGCTCCCTTTCAAGATACGGCTTATCTCAAGTGACCGTTATCTTTGAAGAGGGAACTGATATATATTTTGCCCGAAACCTAATAAATGCAAGGTTAGCTGCGATAAAAGGCGTTATTCCCTCTGGCTTAGAGCCACAAATGGGTCCTATTTCTACAGGGCTTGGTGAAATATTTATGTATACAGTTCAAGCTTCTCCTGACGCTAAAATGTCTAACGGAGAGCCGTATACCGCCATTGCCTTGCGGGAAATTCAAGACTGG includes the following:
- a CDS encoding transglutaminase-like domain-containing protein, translating into MKSNIYLKKSNILDYDTPLITDLIKNRGWNSLDDFEKIGAAYSFVKDEIKFGYNNRDDISASFVLAEGYGQCNTKGTLLMALLRALDIPCRFHGFTIEKSLQKGAIPNYIMWLAPEFIIHSWVEVFFEDNWINLEGFIIDDSYLKSIQSKFKNVKNNFCGYGIATKCLLDPQVEWSGKDTFIQKEGIHDDFGIFNTPDEFYEKYGTNLSGIKNWLYKNVIRHLINKNVESIRKLIK
- a CDS encoding FTR1 family protein yields the protein MQFCWNVRLISQKNIGIQSLLCLVLMAILLFSKLSVASTVDEVAQLRQIAQLAEYVGVDYASAVDNGQVINDDEYQEMLEFSQLIVDKTSSDNYVMHSLNEKASALQTAISTKQKVDTVRQFASELRISLLAMMPELPLPKRLLSKDATFSLFENNCASCHGLSGQGNGILASGLEPAPTDFTDKKRAENRSLLGLFDAISNGLDDTAMPAFTQLKEQQKWSLAFYVGSLAFQSSSEFIKPSQSISLQNWINYSPLKLSTETEGLTKNEIEGLRADPKLLFTNQSGPLAITKTQLAAASIAYKNEEYEKAKTLAVSAYLDGFELIENSLDARDKNLRKSIEGNLIKLRQVLSNAQQVNQLESLMEITVRQLNDAEKLLTETTLSNEALFTASLVILLREGLEALLVVLALITVLIRTKRHDALKYVHFGWLSALLAGFATWAVAQSMINISGASREVMEGIAAMLAALMLFYVGIWMHSKTNAEHWQAYIQKHINTQLEAGTLWGLAVLSFIAVYREVFETVLFYQSLLTQASTTQYSFVIGGFLFGIAVLSIIAWGMFKYSVKLPIARFFSTTTYLLLALSFILMGKAVSALQEAAVIGISPLPITVKVDWIGVGSTWEGIMAQLTILVLFVVYMYRSRKKQIMI
- the cadR gene encoding Cd(II)/Pb(II)-responsive transcriptional regulator; amino-acid sequence: MKIGELAKLTDCSVQTIRYYEKEQLLKSPERSEGNFRLYNKSSLKQLMFIKQCRTLDLTLSEIRQLLELQSSPSIQCNSVNKMIDSHIQQVEQRINELNSLKEQLNDLSNTCSNGGTIEQCGILQKLTCDVAKSI
- a CDS encoding cation transporter, which encodes MSNKCSGQCESVVTDSSIKEFKNTDAFDGRFTTDYKVTQMDCPSEERLIRLALDGIEPSVGLKFDIPNRLVKVFHDDNLDEITTKLQSLNLGATLEITRESCRVEATQAKASAKENEGKETIILKWLLIINGFMFFCEFIAGWIAQSAGLIADSLDMFADAAVYGLAIYAVGKSIKMKLKAAHISGWLQVLLALGALSEVLRRFIYGSEPVSNLMMIFGALALIANVTCLFLISDSKENGAHMKASWIFSANDVIANVGVILAGLLVTLTGSRYPDLVIGLIIALVVLNGARRILQLKY
- the lspA gene encoding signal peptidase II, yielding MIKSVDSINIKKNKNTWYMFALSLLILDQVTKYFVVLLLPLHGSTDVSYFFNIVHFRNEGAAFSLFADAGGWQRYFFACVASITSLWLIFMINKSQSMRELLGFSFVLGGALGNLSDRLLRGNVVDFLDFYWKGSHWPAFNFADVTIICGICLLISLIALPNSKVVTITEYRAREQ
- a CDS encoding TolC family protein translates to MVLNTSVYRKIAIRRCVTPQVKYIVCLALSLFTVNVYAIEKQLNLKDAIQWTLKKNPELKIFEFKQNMLIGRERTANLTPAYELDIEAENFAGSGKFNQFDSAELTVALSSVIEMGNKRSARIALVSSSRALLIAEKEVAALNLMAQVTEKFVEVLAAQQRVLLSENALDLAEETLKIVSQRNRAGATPEAEVKRSKAVIAQANLTVQSEHKRLEYLKLSLAAYWGETSVSFSRVNGDLYQFGHDSDFNSLFAQLENNPAIQIYANEQRLKEAEIRLAKTESNANIKWSVGVRRSQESNDTALVAGFSLPLFAEKRNSGAIASALAERDQVVVDKEVTKLRFRNYLLRAYSNRKQAILTANALRKSVIPMLEEALEDTQLAYQKGRYGYLDYVSARQELLNARRTLIDAASAALIYGAEIEKLTNEALSL
- a CDS encoding efflux RND transporter periplasmic adaptor subunit; translated protein: MKNYLLALLIFVGYLSPIQSVFASEDEGEEGISKIKDSMAKRVGVETANLSSKILNQTIPVYGATTIGAEQLFQVGARYNGVIKTINFTVGDNVKKGNLLAVIESNESLNTYKITSPISGVVLQRNGNVGGITQNTSLFEIVNFDTLWAEFKVFTNQYNQIKVGQHVDIMHGEQTFNSTITNIIPSKDQPYVLARVRLDNTALNLTSGQLLKGSIRVSQFEVDLAVEKIALQELGGRIGVFVKEGEEYEFTPLVLGRSDNYYIEVVDGLNKNSEYVNKNSYLIKADILKSEVEDDD